In Phormidium ambiguum IAM M-71, a single window of DNA contains:
- a CDS encoding fasciclin domain-containing protein, protein MADIVDIAVSAGSFQTLVTAVQVAGLVDALKSPGPFTVFAPNDEAFAKLPPGTVESLVKSPPQLGRILKYHVVAGKLMKEDLAKLNSVTSLEGSPISIDCSDGFEVKNSTVIAADIEADNGVIHVIDRVILMG, encoded by the coding sequence ATGGCTGACATAGTTGATATTGCAGTTAGCGCAGGTTCATTCCAGACTTTAGTAACAGCTGTTCAAGTTGCTGGTTTAGTGGATGCGCTGAAAAGTCCTGGGCCTTTTACAGTTTTTGCACCCAATGACGAAGCTTTTGCTAAACTACCACCTGGAACAGTAGAGTCTTTGGTGAAAAGTCCTCCTCAGTTAGGCCGGATTCTCAAATATCATGTGGTAGCAGGAAAATTAATGAAAGAAGACCTAGCTAAACTCAATTCTGTCACTTCTTTGGAAGGTTCCCCGATTTCGATCGATTGTTCTGATGGTTTTGAAGTGAAGAACTCAACAGTTATTGCCGCAGATATTGAAGCGGATAACGGTGTAATTCATGTGATCGATCGAGTAATATTGATGGGTTAA
- a CDS encoding DUF4336 domain-containing protein has protein sequence MTGKETQENSANFNINPKDIFWAFWPILPLYPYSKRRTIRKEIVPDTIWTFDQLQGIFYVAVPIRMTVIRLETGGLLIYAPVAPTIECIRLVKELVAKHGDVKYIILPTISGLEHKVFVGPFARRFPQAQVFIAPGQWSFPISLPLSWLGFPTKRTQILPEDSSKTPFADEFDYAILGPIGLGIGSFGEVAFFHKRSQTLLVTDSVVSVPENPPEIVELEPYPLLFHAKDDAFSIVEDNKDNRQKGWQRISLFAFYFRPSAMETVKLGEAFRTAFQVSDRSKKAYYGIYPFKWKNGWQHSFNALRRDGNLLVAPILQALILNRAPQETINWANQVSQWNFQRIIPCHFEAPISAKPQQFRQAFNFLEKNPAITDNLISTTKPLPEEDFQLLRELDEALGKLGIVPPSKEKI, from the coding sequence ATGACAGGGAAAGAAACACAAGAAAACTCAGCTAATTTTAATATCAATCCTAAAGATATTTTCTGGGCTTTTTGGCCAATTTTACCACTTTATCCCTACAGCAAACGGCGGACTATTCGTAAAGAAATAGTTCCCGATACTATCTGGACTTTCGATCAGTTACAAGGCATTTTTTATGTAGCTGTACCAATTAGAATGACGGTTATCAGACTGGAAACAGGCGGTTTGTTAATCTATGCACCAGTCGCCCCAACTATCGAATGTATTCGATTAGTTAAAGAATTAGTTGCCAAACACGGGGATGTAAAATATATTATTTTGCCGACTATTTCTGGTTTAGAACATAAAGTTTTTGTTGGGCCATTTGCCAGACGTTTTCCCCAAGCTCAAGTTTTCATTGCGCCTGGTCAATGGAGTTTTCCAATTTCCTTACCTTTGAGTTGGTTAGGTTTTCCAACAAAGCGCACGCAAATACTACCAGAAGATAGCAGTAAAACTCCCTTTGCTGATGAATTTGATTATGCAATTTTAGGGCCGATTGGATTAGGAATAGGTTCATTTGGTGAAGTAGCTTTTTTCCATAAAAGATCGCAAACTCTCCTAGTCACCGATTCAGTAGTTTCTGTCCCTGAAAATCCCCCAGAAATAGTCGAACTTGAACCTTATCCCTTGCTTTTCCATGCCAAAGATGATGCTTTTTCTATTGTCGAAGATAACAAAGATAATCGTCAAAAAGGATGGCAACGTATCTCATTATTTGCCTTTTACTTCCGTCCTAGTGCAATGGAAACAGTCAAATTAGGAGAAGCTTTTCGGACTGCTTTCCAAGTTAGCGATCGATCTAAAAAAGCGTACTATGGTATCTATCCCTTCAAATGGAAAAATGGCTGGCAACACTCATTTAACGCACTTCGCAGAGATGGAAATTTATTAGTAGCACCAATCCTGCAAGCTTTAATTTTAAATCGCGCCCCCCAAGAAACAATTAATTGGGCAAATCAAGTTAGTCAATGGAACTTTCAACGAATTATTCCTTGTCATTTTGAAGCCCCCATTTCCGCAAAACCCCAACAATTTCGCCAAGCATTCAATTTTTTAGAAAAAAATCCGGCTATTACCGACAATTTAATCAGTACTACAAAACCTCTACCAGAAGAAGATTTTCAGTTACTTAGAGAACTGGATGAAGCTTTAGGGAAACTTGGTATTGTACCACCCTCAAAGGAAAAAATTTAA
- a CDS encoding NAD(P)/FAD-dependent oxidoreductase, which translates to MVTLPEKQSQFITSESQISGKKIHHQIVIIGGGAAGVTSASLLLIQNPSLDIAIIEPAEKHYYQPGWTMVGGGVFQLQDTVRNEQDLIPQDVKWIKDYAVKLDPDNNRVLTKEGLQVEYDYLIVCPGIQINWHLIKGLKEAIGKNGVTSNYSSIYAPYTWELIKNFQGGNAIFTYPNTPIKCGGAPQKIMYMADDMFRKSGVRERTNVIYCTTTTKMFFVPEYSDVLDGVVAKRNIQVKFRCNLKEIKADSKEAIFDLTKDDETVEEITLKYDMIHVAPPQSAPDFIKESPLAIPNNPFGWVDVNKDTLQHNRYSNVFALGDASSLPTSKTAAAIRRQAPVLVENLLALITSQPLNNRYNGYTCCPLITGYNKLVMAEFDGYTFTPMSSFPFNPAKERWSMWVMKKNILPWVYWNRMLKGQQFEGDYIKFMQWKKQK; encoded by the coding sequence ATGGTCACATTACCTGAAAAACAATCTCAATTTATCACTTCGGAAAGCCAAATATCAGGGAAAAAAATTCACCATCAAATAGTAATAATTGGTGGAGGTGCAGCAGGTGTTACTTCTGCTTCGCTGTTATTAATCCAAAATCCATCTCTTGATATTGCCATCATTGAACCAGCAGAAAAACATTATTATCAACCTGGCTGGACAATGGTAGGTGGTGGAGTGTTTCAACTTCAAGACACGGTAAGAAATGAACAAGACTTGATTCCTCAAGATGTGAAATGGATTAAAGATTATGCAGTTAAATTAGATCCTGACAACAACAGAGTTTTAACCAAAGAAGGTTTGCAAGTTGAATACGATTATTTAATTGTTTGTCCGGGAATTCAAATTAACTGGCATCTAATTAAAGGATTGAAAGAAGCGATCGGTAAAAATGGCGTTACCAGCAATTATTCCTCTATTTATGCACCTTATACTTGGGAACTTATTAAAAACTTTCAAGGTGGAAACGCTATATTTACCTATCCTAATACACCTATTAAATGTGGCGGAGCACCGCAAAAAATAATGTACATGGCGGATGATATGTTCCGCAAATCAGGTGTAAGAGAGCGAACTAACGTTATCTATTGCACAACTACTACTAAAATGTTTTTTGTTCCTGAATATTCAGACGTTTTAGATGGAGTAGTCGCCAAACGCAACATTCAAGTTAAATTCCGTTGCAACTTAAAAGAAATCAAAGCTGATAGCAAAGAAGCGATTTTCGACCTCACCAAGGATGATGAAACAGTAGAAGAAATCACCTTGAAATATGACATGATTCACGTTGCACCACCGCAAAGTGCACCCGACTTTATTAAAGAAAGTCCCCTGGCAATTCCCAATAATCCTTTTGGTTGGGTAGATGTGAATAAAGACACATTGCAACATAACCGATATTCCAATGTCTTTGCCTTGGGTGATGCTTCTTCTTTACCAACTTCTAAAACTGCGGCTGCTATTCGCAGACAAGCACCAGTTTTGGTAGAAAACTTGTTAGCTTTAATAACATCTCAACCTCTAAATAATCGTTATAACGGTTATACTTGTTGTCCCTTAATTACTGGCTACAACAAGTTAGTAATGGCAGAATTTGATGGTTATACTTTCACACCAATGTCCAGTTTTCCCTTCAATCCAGCTAAAGAACGTTGGAGTATGTGGGTAATGAAGAAAAATATTTTACCTTGGGTTTATTGGAATCGGATGTTGAAAGGTCAACAGTTTGAAGGAGATTACATCAAGTTCATGCAGTGGAAAAAGCAGAAATAG
- a CDS encoding Nif11-like leader peptide family natural product precursor, with protein sequence MLTNAIGPINAENLPTTEYAFVKAQQSIYELCQNIEQNPTLKSALENAKNPENFQEIAAEFGYDFTILDLQFALCWASQKTEPNFDELDDYELDEEELEAVAGGTAGRRAATVNSYWHGTGILVNQQCFHLLDQSTEARLQIEEALSTMELWIYEGNNTVSLVDLDGKYGSYKLTNIAYDGLALALLRNTSDQNTWSNYSSGSLTNILL encoded by the coding sequence ATGTTGACAAATGCGATCGGGCCGATTAATGCAGAAAACTTACCTACTACAGAATATGCTTTTGTCAAAGCGCAACAAAGCATTTATGAGCTATGTCAAAATATCGAACAGAATCCTACATTAAAATCTGCTTTAGAAAATGCTAAAAATCCCGAAAATTTTCAGGAAATAGCTGCTGAATTTGGCTACGACTTTACTATCTTAGATTTGCAGTTTGCTCTATGTTGGGCTAGTCAAAAAACTGAGCCTAATTTTGATGAATTAGATGACTATGAACTGGATGAAGAAGAGTTAGAAGCAGTAGCAGGTGGAACAGCGGGTCGCAGAGCCGCTACCGTCAATAGTTATTGGCATGGAACTGGTATTTTAGTTAACCAACAATGTTTTCATTTACTCGATCAATCTACTGAAGCACGCCTTCAAATAGAAGAAGCACTGTCAACAATGGAATTATGGATATACGAAGGTAACAACACCGTATCACTAGTCGATCTTGATGGAAAATATGGCTCTTACAAGTTAACTAATATTGCTTATGATGGATTAGCTTTAGCTTTGTTACGAAATACATCCGATCAAAATACTTGGTCTAATTATTCTTCTGGTAGTTTAACAAACATTCTTCTTTAA
- a CDS encoding Nif11-like leader peptide family natural product precursor produces MSDLPVQSINVEELPAEECHFVKTQQAIYNLFKAIENSGDLKSQIEQTKDIDSFLEIAAENGYEFTVSDLQIAINLELANNYSISDEFDDYELDEEELEAVAGGTRRGAFRNSYWHETGIQVEDDCFYLLQESLDQRKVIVEALQYMEEWTWMGNNTVKVTDKDGQKGSFLISNITQNGKFARSDSIFSSSYWEIIF; encoded by the coding sequence ATGTCAGATCTTCCAGTTCAATCAATTAATGTAGAAGAATTACCTGCTGAAGAGTGCCACTTTGTTAAAACTCAACAAGCTATCTACAATTTGTTTAAAGCCATAGAGAATAGTGGCGATCTTAAATCTCAAATAGAGCAAACAAAAGATATTGATTCTTTCCTCGAAATTGCAGCTGAGAATGGCTATGAATTCACAGTTTCAGATTTACAAATTGCTATCAATTTGGAATTAGCCAACAACTATTCCATTTCTGATGAATTTGATGATTACGAATTAGATGAAGAAGAATTGGAAGCAGTAGCAGGTGGTACCAGACGAGGTGCATTTCGGAATAGCTATTGGCATGAAACAGGGATTCAAGTAGAAGATGACTGTTTTTACTTATTGCAGGAATCTCTCGATCAGCGAAAAGTAATAGTCGAAGCACTGCAATACATGGAGGAATGGACATGGATGGGTAATAATACCGTTAAAGTAACTGATAAGGATGGACAAAAGGGTTCATTTTTAATAAGTAATATCACACAGAACGGTAAATTTGCGCGAAGTGACAGTATTTTCTCTTCTTCATATTGGGAAATAATTTTTTAG
- a CDS encoding type 2 lanthipeptide synthetase LanM family protein gives MKIAKSDLAKIVAQATSLSERLSMPPFAVNDTDTSESQNHPRWERWCQVVAQGNREKFAKRLIWDNLNLEQANQIVRSLPTVNPEILPTWADTLSEIIEAAWLLFNDPEKRAEIFACELKDQHYFISDDESNHPIINHIDRLPLDPGIKLPFKEILLPAIYIARRKLFNSLNFPASLLLDLLSSSAYFTLERNLLNQLLNLSGKTLEYEFARSRPLGQNLLNLLRQSTGDRAQIKVQYDAFVQKILQDGLINFFQNYPVLGRLMATAVDFWVEATANFLQRLQANLNDITQVFQPKQNASYKLGKVIKINPALSDPHNGGKTVIALSFESGLQLVYKPKGLGAEVAYTQFLEWCNQQGIPLKFKILKVCDYQTHGWVEYVEHLPCEDEAAAKRFYQRSGMLLCLLYALRVVDCHRENLIAHGEHLVLIDMETIMHQEVNPLAELQSETEAEITVNSHFADSVLRTGLLPRWEFGKNKRLAYDTSALGSVEAQVTAPPEEGGGTKDLQFSIPPNVPVLNKFPLSPNDYLAEIVSGFEQMYQFLMEKREILLASNTPLLLMKNQRVRFIFRATRIYWTILQKTFAPQFFLNGIDRSIELDILSRAFLLTDQKPNAWSIFHAELKAMEQMDIPYFGAYTDSQDLTIGVEQPIEQYFKDSSYQAVICQIQDLNETNLAQQIEIIQGSFYARVVRNNFINHPLTPSLNNLIPQDLSHLQPLSKKQLLQEANRIATEIEQRVIWGKDGSVKWISFAYIPNVEIFQLMPLPEDLYNGNGGIALFLSALDYVRGTQQFHQLSLAAFQPIQKIIQTADFESIRKFVRVGIGGGTGLGSIIYSLVKASQFLQEPTLLEDALAVARLITPELINTDKQFDIIGGAAGAILGLLALYKVTKDRNVLAIAVNCGQHLLAHQTEPKKQIIYPNLSTQNYKSGKAWQILGQKHYTGFSHGAAGIAYALLQLYAVTQNEAFLTAAIDGINYERSVFSPTAANWPDFRAFAQQNGQPSFAVSWCHGATGIGLARLGSWSILNTNEIEQDIEIALQTTQKYSLQDVDCVCCGNFGRIELLQVAAEKLSRPNLKLIAEQRTTWAVNWAEKSGGYKLPNLPNSVFSPSFFQGTSGIGYELLRLAYPELLPSVLLWD, from the coding sequence ATGAAAATCGCCAAATCCGACTTAGCAAAAATTGTAGCCCAAGCTACCTCTCTGTCAGAGCGCCTTTCAATGCCACCATTTGCAGTTAATGATACAGATACTAGTGAATCACAAAATCATCCGCGTTGGGAACGTTGGTGTCAAGTGGTAGCCCAAGGAAACAGAGAAAAGTTTGCCAAACGCTTGATCTGGGATAATTTGAATTTAGAACAAGCCAATCAAATTGTGCGATCGCTTCCCACTGTAAATCCTGAAATTTTGCCAACTTGGGCAGATACTTTAAGCGAAATTATCGAGGCTGCTTGGTTATTATTTAACGATCCAGAAAAAAGAGCAGAAATTTTTGCTTGTGAACTCAAAGATCAGCATTATTTTATTTCTGATGATGAATCTAATCATCCAATAATTAATCATATCGATCGATTACCTCTAGATCCCGGAATTAAATTGCCCTTTAAAGAAATATTACTACCAGCTATCTATATAGCCAGAAGAAAATTATTCAATTCGCTAAATTTTCCAGCATCATTGCTTTTAGATTTACTTTCAAGTTCTGCTTATTTTACATTAGAACGTAATTTACTAAATCAACTTTTAAATTTAAGTGGAAAAACTTTAGAATATGAATTTGCACGTTCTCGTCCTTTAGGTCAAAATTTACTTAATTTATTGCGCCAATCTACAGGCGATCGAGCGCAAATTAAAGTACAGTATGATGCTTTTGTCCAAAAAATTTTGCAAGATGGACTAATAAATTTTTTCCAGAATTATCCTGTACTAGGCAGATTAATGGCAACAGCAGTTGACTTCTGGGTAGAAGCAACAGCGAACTTTTTACAGCGTTTGCAAGCTAACTTAAATGATATTACCCAAGTATTCCAACCAAAACAAAATGCCAGTTATAAGTTAGGAAAAGTTATTAAAATAAATCCAGCACTTTCCGATCCTCATAATGGCGGTAAAACAGTAATTGCACTCTCTTTTGAATCAGGATTGCAACTAGTATATAAACCCAAAGGTTTAGGAGCAGAAGTAGCTTATACACAGTTTTTAGAATGGTGCAATCAGCAAGGAATACCTTTAAAATTCAAAATTTTAAAAGTTTGCGATTACCAAACACACGGCTGGGTAGAATATGTAGAACATTTACCTTGTGAAGACGAAGCCGCAGCCAAGCGTTTTTATCAACGTTCTGGAATGTTATTATGTCTGCTTTATGCACTACGAGTAGTTGACTGTCACCGGGAAAACTTAATCGCACATGGAGAACATTTGGTGTTAATTGATATGGAAACTATCATGCACCAAGAAGTCAATCCATTAGCAGAATTACAATCAGAAACTGAAGCAGAAATTACGGTAAATTCCCACTTCGCTGACTCAGTTTTACGCACAGGTTTATTACCCCGTTGGGAATTTGGAAAAAACAAGCGGTTAGCTTATGATACTAGCGCTTTAGGTAGTGTTGAAGCCCAAGTAACCGCACCACCAGAAGAAGGAGGAGGGACAAAAGATTTACAATTTTCCATTCCTCCTAATGTTCCAGTTTTAAATAAATTTCCCCTGTCTCCCAATGATTATTTAGCCGAGATAGTCAGTGGATTTGAGCAAATGTATCAGTTTTTAATGGAAAAACGAGAAATTTTGCTAGCATCCAACACCCCTTTATTATTAATGAAAAATCAGCGCGTGCGGTTTATTTTTCGCGCCACTAGAATTTATTGGACAATTCTACAGAAAACTTTTGCACCACAATTTTTTCTTAATGGGATCGATCGCAGCATTGAATTAGACATTCTCTCCCGTGCTTTTTTGCTTACTGACCAAAAACCAAATGCTTGGTCAATCTTTCATGCTGAACTAAAAGCAATGGAACAAATGGATATTCCCTACTTTGGCGCTTATACCGACAGTCAAGACCTAACAATAGGAGTAGAACAACCCATAGAACAATACTTTAAAGATTCGAGTTATCAGGCAGTTATCTGCCAAATACAAGATTTAAACGAAACAAATTTAGCTCAACAAATAGAGATAATACAAGGTTCCTTTTATGCCAGAGTAGTGCGAAATAACTTTATTAATCATCCCCTAACTCCCAGCTTAAACAACTTAATTCCCCAAGATTTGTCTCATTTACAACCTTTAAGTAAAAAGCAGTTACTTCAAGAAGCAAATCGCATTGCTACAGAAATAGAACAACGAGTAATTTGGGGAAAAGATGGCAGTGTAAAGTGGATTAGTTTTGCCTATATTCCTAACGTCGAAATTTTTCAACTAATGCCTTTACCTGAAGATTTGTACAACGGCAATGGCGGAATTGCATTATTTTTATCAGCATTAGATTATGTCAGAGGCACACAACAATTTCATCAACTAAGTTTAGCTGCTTTTCAACCAATTCAAAAAATTATTCAAACAGCTGATTTTGAATCTATTCGCAAATTTGTGCGCGTAGGAATTGGCGGAGGTACAGGTTTAGGTTCCATTATTTATTCCTTAGTGAAAGCCAGTCAATTTCTCCAAGAACCAACACTTTTAGAAGATGCTTTAGCTGTTGCTCGATTAATTACTCCCGAACTCATAAATACTGACAAACAATTTGATATTATTGGCGGCGCAGCCGGAGCAATATTAGGATTATTAGCTTTATACAAAGTCACAAAAGATCGAAATGTACTAGCAATAGCTGTTAATTGCGGCCAACATTTACTTGCCCATCAAACAGAACCAAAAAAACAAATTATCTATCCAAATCTTTCCACTCAAAATTATAAATCAGGCAAAGCTTGGCAGATTTTAGGACAAAAACATTATACAGGCTTTTCTCATGGTGCCGCAGGGATTGCTTATGCTCTATTACAACTTTATGCAGTTACACAAAATGAAGCTTTTTTAACCGCAGCAATTGACGGTATTAATTATGAGCGTAGCGTATTTTCCCCGACTGCGGCAAATTGGCCTGATTTTCGAGCATTTGCTCAACAAAATGGTCAACCTAGTTTTGCAGTCAGTTGGTGTCATGGTGCAACTGGAATTGGATTAGCTAGATTGGGTAGCTGGTCAATTTTAAACACAAATGAAATTGAACAGGATATAGAAATTGCTTTACAAACAACGCAAAAATATAGTTTACAAGATGTAGATTGCGTTTGTTGTGGTAATTTTGGTCGCATAGAACTATTACAAGTGGCTGCGGAAAAACTATCCCGTCCTAACTTAAAATTAATTGCGGAACAAAGAACCACTTGGGCAGTTAATTGGGCAGAAAAATCTGGAGGATATAAGTTACCGAATTTACCTAATTCTGTATTTAGTCCCAGCTTTTTTCAAGGAACTTCGGGAATTGGCTACGAATTACTTCGGTTAGCATACCCAGAACTGTTACCTTCCGTTCTACTTTGGGATTAA